In the genome of Pusillimonas sp. T7-7, the window GCGGAGGGCTTTGAAGGAGTGTCGCCGGAGTCAAGGCCTACGGCTTGACTCCGGCTCTGGGATTAGCTGCCGATTACGCCGCCATCATCCTTGGTGACAATAACGGTCGCCGAGCGGGGAATGCTAGTGCCGCCGTCAGGCCAGTGGCTGTTTCCGGCTTCGCCAGGGTGCTGAATATTGATGAACATGGTTTTGCTGTCTGGTGTGAAAGCAATGCCCGTTACTTCGCACTCTTTTGGGCCAGTCAGGAAGCGTCGTATCTCTTTGCTGGCTGGGTCGGCGCATAGCATCTGGTTGTTGCCCTGGCCTTCATATTCGCCGCTATTGCTGTATTTTCCATCAGTCTGTATCCATAGGCGTCCGTCCTTGTCGAATGCCAGTCCATCAGGGCTGTTGAACATATTGTCCGCGGTGATGTTGGCTGAACCGGAACTCAAGTTGTTGCGATCAGTGTATTTGACCGGGTTGCCGGCAAGCACGAAGATATCCCATTCAAAACGGGTGGCGGCAGCGTCGCCAGCAGCTTCGCGCCAACGCACAATCTGACCATAAATATTTTTGGCGCGCGGGTTTGCCGCATCGGGTGTCGTGCGTTTGTTATTGTTGGTAAGCGTTACATAGACTTCGCCGCTGCCTGGGTGCACGCTGACCCATTCCGGGCGGTCCATTTTTGTGGCGCCTACCGCATCGGCGGCCAAGCGCGCATGAATCAGCACTTCAGCCTGCGATTTGAATTCATCAGAGGCGGCCAGTGTGGTGTTGGCTGCTTTATCAAGCAGCACCCATTCGCCTGTACCCATGAAGTCGCCTGAGGCTGCCCCATCGTTGAATTTGGCGACATACAGCTTGCCTGCATCAAGTAAAGACGAGTTATCGCCACCTTCCTGATAGGTGTTGTCGGAGACGAATTTATATATATAGTCATTGCGTTGGTCGTCGCCCATATAAACGACGACGCGCTGGTCGGACGTTAGTGTATAGGCCGCGTTCTCGTGCTTGAAACGTCCGAGTGCGGTGCGTTTCTTGGGTGTTGAATCCGGATTGAAGGGGTCGATCTCGACGATCCAGCCATGACGGTTTGATTCGTTGGGCTCCTTAGCGTAATCGAAACGTTCTTCGAACTCCTCCCAGCGATATTGACTGCCCTTGGCCGAAAGGCCGTAGCGTTTTTGTGCCGTATTGCGCGTGTCGCTGCCTGATGCCGTGCCAAAATAATTGTTGAAGTTTTCTTCGCAAGCCAGGTAGGTATTCCAGGGTGTCCAGCCATTGCCGCAGTTATTGAACGTGCCCAGTACTCGGGTGCCAGTGGGGTCTGCCTGGGTTTGGAGCAGCGCATCGCCTGCCGCCGGGCCGGTCAGTTCCATGGGCGTGGCTGCTGTGATCCGGCGGTTATAGCGTGAGTCCTGCTTGATTTCCCATTTGTCGGCACTGCTGCGTGCAATGTGGATCACCGACACACCGTGGGCATTGATGGATTTCTTGACCTTGTCTGCTGTCAAGGGCTCGGTGCCATTGGCGCCAAACAACCAAACGTAGGCGCCGTCGTCTACGGTCGCATACTCATGATTCATTGTCAGCAAGCCTTCGGTGCTACTGCCGTTGATGGCAAAAAAGTGTATGCCGTCATGGTTGTCGCCTAGCTGTCGTGCCTGTGCGGCTGCGTCGTCGCTGGCATCCGCCTTCCATGCGGGATCTGCGCTGAACAACGGCGTGCCCCAGGGCGCAAAGACAGTGGCGGTATAGCCCGCTGCAACGGTGATTGAGTCATCAGTGGAAATCGGAATGGTCTTGAAGCCAAGCAGGACAGGGGAGCCTGCCGGACTGGTCTGGGCGGGTTCTTTACCGTAGGCGCTGATTGGACCGCTCAGGAACAAGGCGGCCGATAGCCCGAGGCCCGATTTTAGAAAACCACGCCGGCTGTATGCGCGTTCGACTACGGTCTGGAAATGTTCGTTTGCCGAAGTATTGCTTGGCAGATCTTCAGAATCGACAGGACAGGATTTTGGCATGGTGCTTTTCCTACAGAGCAGAAAAATCCCCAGTGTTGCCGTTCAGTGTTGCGCGAGTATTAAGCGACTGGGAGTCCGGGGCTTGAGCCCGTCTGGCAGTTGTGGTGTGCACAACACATTTTTGTAATGGGCCTGACACGTATTTTATATATCTTGTCTTGCAACTGATATAAAATTCCTTGCCCAGGCCCATTTGATTCTCTTGGGCTTGATTAATATTGCCATATGCCAAAGGAACGTTCAAAACATACTCCGCCCAAGCGCGGAGCCTGGGCAGTCATTTATTGCCCCGCTACCGGCAAGTTTTTGCTCGGTAAGCGTTCCAGTGCGGTCAACAATAGCGGGACCTGGAATCTTTTTGGCGGGCGTGTCGAGCGCAACGAAGAACCTTTCAAGGCCTTGATGCGCGAGCTGGCAGAAGAAGCAGGCTGGCGCATCAAGCCCAAGCATTTGGACAAGCTGGGCAGGGTGGCAGGCGTCAAGAAAAGTAAAAGAGTCGGCGACCGCGAACTGCATTACTACTTATTGAAAGTCGATAAAGAAGTCGCTCCGCGGCTGAACCGCGAACACTCAGACTATAGGTGGTTCAAGCACAAG includes:
- a CDS encoding NUDIX hydrolase, which translates into the protein MPKERSKHTPPKRGAWAVIYCPATGKFLLGKRSSAVNNSGTWNLFGGRVERNEEPFKALMRELAEEAGWRIKPKHLDKLGRVAGVKKSKRVGDRELHYYLLKVDKEVAPRLNREHSDYRWFKHKRLPGKYNLPTAVAIELGLLKNVSLS
- a CDS encoding PhoX family phosphatase, which produces MPKSCPVDSEDLPSNTSANEHFQTVVERAYSRRGFLKSGLGLSAALFLSGPISAYGKEPAQTSPAGSPVLLGFKTIPISTDDSITVAAGYTATVFAPWGTPLFSADPAWKADASDDAAAQARQLGDNHDGIHFFAINGSSTEGLLTMNHEYATVDDGAYVWLFGANGTEPLTADKVKKSINAHGVSVIHIARSSADKWEIKQDSRYNRRITAATPMELTGPAAGDALLQTQADPTGTRVLGTFNNCGNGWTPWNTYLACEENFNNYFGTASGSDTRNTAQKRYGLSAKGSQYRWEEFEERFDYAKEPNESNRHGWIVEIDPFNPDSTPKKRTALGRFKHENAAYTLTSDQRVVVYMGDDQRNDYIYKFVSDNTYQEGGDNSSLLDAGKLYVAKFNDGAASGDFMGTGEWVLLDKAANTTLAASDEFKSQAEVLIHARLAADAVGATKMDRPEWVSVHPGSGEVYVTLTNNNKRTTPDAANPRAKNIYGQIVRWREAAGDAAATRFEWDIFVLAGNPVKYTDRNNLSSGSANITADNMFNSPDGLAFDKDGRLWIQTDGKYSNSGEYEGQGNNQMLCADPASKEIRRFLTGPKECEVTGIAFTPDSKTMFINIQHPGEAGNSHWPDGGTSIPRSATVIVTKDDGGVIGS